In Sulfuritortus calidifontis, the sequence GTGGTGCTCGATGCCGACGGCCGCTGGTTCGTCGGCCCGGACAACGGCCTGCTCTCGGTAGTGGCCGCCCGGGCCCGCCAAGTACGCTACTGGCAGATCACCTGGCGGCCAGAAAACCTGTCCGACACCTTTCACGGCCGCGACCTGTTCGCGCCGATCGCCGCCTGGATCGCCGCCGGCCGTTTCCCTGAAGACAAGCTCAAGCCCATCGCCCAGCTCGAGGTGCAGTTCGACCCGGCCGACCTGGCGCGGATCATCTACATCGACCATTACGGCAATGCCTGGACCGGTCTGCGTGGCGGCCTCATGACCGGGCAGACGGCGCTGGAGGTGAAGGGGCAGGCGCTGCGCTATTTCCGCACCTTCGGCGAGGCCGGCAAGGGCGAGGCCTTCTGGCATGTGAACAGCTCGGGCCTGGTCGAGATCGCGGCCAACCGGACCAGCGCGGCTGAGCTGCTGGGCCTGAAGATCGGGGACAAGGTCGGCCTGGCCGGGCCGGCCGCCGAGGCGCTGCACTAGAAGCGCTCGTCCTCGCGCAAATAGCGCCACTGGCCCAGGGGCAGCTCGCCCAGGCGCACGCGGCCGATGCGCACGCGCTTGAGCCCCACCACCTTGAGCCCGACCAACTCGCACATGCGGCGGATCTGGCGCTTGCGGCCTTCCTTCAGAATGAAGCGCAACTGGTCGCGGTTTTGCCAGCTGACCTTGGCCGGCCTGAGCTTGTGGCCGTCGAGCGACAGGCCGTGGTTGAGCAGGGCCAGGCCTTTCTCGTCGAGCCGCCCCTCCACCCGCACCAGATATTCCTTTTCCACCTGGGAGTCGTCGCCGATCAGGTGCCGGGCGATGCGTCCGTCCTGAGTGAGCACCAACAAGCCTGTGGAATCGATGTCCAAACGGCCGGCCGGGGCCAGGCCTTTCAGCATGGCCGGGCTGAAGGCCGGGCCGCGGCTCTCCTGCCATTGGGTGTCGCGCTGGATCAAGGCCAGCGCGGGCGTGAAGCCCGGCTCCGGCTGGCCGGAGACATAGCCCACCGGTTTGTGCAGCAATATGGTTACCCGGCGCTGCTGTTGTTGGTCGGCCTGCTGGGCAAGCCGGATCTCGCAATCGGGGGCGACCTTGGTGCCGAGCACGTCGACCTTGAGGCCGTCGACAAAGACCCAGCCGCGCTCGATGTAAGCGTCGGCTTCGCGCCGCGAGCACAGCCCGCGTTCGGCCATGAGTTTGGACAGGCGGATGAGTTCAGTCATCTTTCGGCGTGACGAATCCGATGGGGCGTTTCTTGGTTTGTGGTGGTTTCATCAGTTCCCGGATGGTCTGGATCAAACCGGCGATGGCTTGGTCATGGGTCTGAAGCTTGGCCTCGACCCGCCGTTCCAGTTCATCCAGCCGCTTGGCCAATTCCTTGTTGCCGGCCAGCATCTCACGCAGTTGGACGAAGGCGCGCACGACGTAGACGCTCATTTCCACGGCGCGGGGCGAATTGAGCACCGTGGCAGCCATGATCGCGCCATGCTCGGTAAATACCAGCGGAGGCTTGCGGCGGCCACCCCAACTTGAAGTCGCAATTTGCGACTTCAAGTTGGCATATTCATCCTGGCTCAGCTCGAAGATGAAGTCGGGCGGAAAGCGGTCCCGGTTACGCCGGACCTGCTCGTTGAGCCGTTTCGTCTCCACGCCATAGAGCGCGGCCAGGTCTGAGTCCAGCAGAACGCGCTGGCCGCGCAGGACAAGAATGGAATGGGTCAGATGCTCGACAAGTGGGGCAGATACGGCAAGGGTCTTTTTTGGCATGGTTCCTCCCTTTTTGCGGGGAAGCTTACCGTAAAACTGCCTTGAGATACCGGCCGGTATGGCTGTCCGGGTGCTTGGCCACCTGCTCCGGCGTGCCCTCGGCGATGATGCGGCCGCCGCCCTCGCCGCCTTCGGGGCCGAGGTCGATGATCCAGTCGGCGGTCTTCAGCACGTCGAGGTTGTGTTCGATCACCACCACCGTGTTGCCGTGGCCGACCAGGCGATGCAGCACATCGAGCAGCAGCGAGATGTCATGGAAGTGCAGGCCGGTGGTCGGCTCGTCCAGGATGTACAGGGTGCGGCCGGTGTCGCGCTTGGACAGCTCCAAGGCCAGCTTCACCCGCTGCGCCTCGCCGCCCGACAGGGTGGTGGCCGACTGGCCCAGGCGGACGTAGGTGAGGCCGACGTCGATCAGGGTCTTCAGCTTGCGCGCCACGGTGGGCACCGGCTTGAAGAATTCGTAGGCCTCCTCCACCGTCATCTGCAGGACGTCGTGAATGCTCTTGCCCTTGTACTGGATCTCCAAAGTCTCGCGGTTGTAGCGCTGGCCGTGGCAGACGTCGCAGGGTACGTAGATGTCGGGCAAAAAGTGCATCTCCACCTTGATCATGCCGTCGCCCTGGCAGGCCTCGCAGCGGCCGCCCTTGACGTTGAAGGAGAAGCGGCCGGGCCCGTAGCCGCGCTCGCGCGCCTGGGGCACGCCGGCGAACAGCTCGCGGATCGGGGTGAACAGGCCGGTGTAGGTGGCCGGGTTGGAGCGCGGGGTGCGGCCGATGGGGCTTTGGTCGACGTTGATCACCTTGTCGAAGAACTCGACGCCGTCGATGTCCGCGAACGGCGCCGGCTCCAGGGCCGAGCCGTAGAGCAGGTTGGACACCGCGGCGTAGAGGGTGTCGTTGATCAGGGTCGACTTGCCCGAGCCGGAGACCCCGGTGATGCCGACGAAGAGGCCGAGCGGCAGCTTGAGGGTGACCTCTTTCAGGTTGTTGCCGCTGGCGCCGGTCAGCACCAGCTGGCGATCCGGGTCCGGCGCCTTGCGCTTCTTCGGCACGGCGATGGCCTTCTTGCCCGCGAGGTACTGGCCGGTGAGCGAGGCCTTGCTGGCGATGATCTGCTTGGGCGTGCCTTCGGCCACCACCTCGCCGCCGTGCTCGCCGGCGCCGGGGCCCATGTCGACCACGTAGTCGGCGGCGCGGATGGCATCCTCGTCGTGCTCGACCACGATCACGGTGTTGCCCAAATCGCGCAAGTGCTTCAGGGTGCCGAGCAGGCGGTCATTGTCGCGCTGGTGCAGGCCGATGGAAGGCTCGTCCAGCACGTACATGACGCCGGTGAGGCCGGAGCCGATCTGGCTCGCCAGGCGGATGCGCTGGGCCTCGCCGCCGGACAGGGTGTCGGCCGAGCGCTCCAGTGAGAGGTAATCGAGGCCCACATTGTTGAGGAAGGACAGGCGGGCGACGATCTCCTTGACGATCTTGTCCGCCACCTGGGCGCGGTGGCCGGTCAGCTTCAGCGCATCGAAGAACTTCAGGGTCTGGCGGATGGGCAGGCGCGACAGGGCGTGCAGGGTCTGGCCGCCGATGGTGACGTGGCGCGCCTCCACCCGCAAACGCGAGCCCTCGCACTCGGGGCAGGGCCGGCTGGCGATGTACTTGGCCAGTTCCTCGCGCAAAAGCTGGGATTCGGCGTCCCTGTAGCGCTTTTCCAAAATCGGGATGACGCCGTCGAAGCTGTGCTGGCGGGTGACCTTGCGGCCGCCCTCGCCCAGGTAGTGGAAGGGGATGACCTCGCCGCCGCTGCCGTAGAGCACGATCTCGCGTACCCGCTCGGGCAGCTCCTCGAACGGCGCCTCGATGTCGAAGCCGTAATGCAGGGCCAGGTCGGTCAGCATGCGGAAGAAGAAGGCGTTGCGCCTATCCCAGCCCTTGATCGCGCCGGAGGCGAGCGAGAGGTGGGGGAAGGCGACCACCCGCTTGGGGTCGAAGAAGGTGATCGCGCCGAGGCCGTCGCATTTGGGGCAGGCGCCCATGGGGTTGTTGAACGAGAACAGCCGCGGCTCCAGCTCGGGCAGGGCATAGTCGCATACCGGGCAGGCGAACCTGGCCGAGAACAGCTGCTCGTGGCCGCTGTCCATGTCCACCGCCAGGGCACGGCCGTCGGAGTGGCGCAGGGCGGTCTCGAACGATTCGGCCAAGCGCTGCTTCACCTCGGCGCGGACCTTGAGCCGGTCGACCACGGCCTCGATGGTGTGCTTCTTGTTCTTGTCGAGTTTGGGCAGGGCGTCGATGTCGTAGACCTCGCCGTCGACGCGCAGGCGGACGAAGCCCTGGGCGCGCAGCTCGTCGAACAGCGCCAGCTGCTCGCCCTTGCGGCCGACCACCAGGGGCGCCAGGATCATCAGCCGGGTGTCCTCGGGCAGGCTCAGCACCTGGTCGACCATCTGCGACACCGTCTGCGCCGCCAGCTCGATGCCATGCTCCGGGCAGCGCGGGGTGCCGGCGCGGGCGAACAGGAGGCGCAGGTAGTCGTGGATCTCGGTCACCGTGCCCACGGTGGAGCGCGGGTTGTGGCTGGCGGTCTTCTGCTCGATTGCGATGGCGGGCGACAGGCCCTCGATCAGGTCGACGTCGGGCTTTTCCATCAATTGCAGGAATTGCCGGGCATAGGCCGAGAGCGATTCGACATAGCGACGCTGGCCCTCGGCATAGAGGGTGTCGAAGGCGAGCGAAGACTTGCCCGAGCCGGACAGGCCGGTGATCACGATCAACTGGTGATGCGGCAGATCGAGATTGACGTTCTTCAGGTTGTGGGTGCGGGCGCCCCGGATGCGGATCATGCTGTGCGATGTGGAATCAGGACAATCCGCCAATATACCGGTTTCAGCCGGTTCGCCCAAATGGGCAGGACGGGACCTCAGTAGACTTCCCGGGCCAGCTTGAGCAGCTGGGAACTGATCGACAGTCCCGCGCGCCGGGCGGCGCTCAGGTTGATCTTGAAGGCGATGCGGGGGCCCTCCCGGATCAGCTCGATCATCACGCCGCGCGCGGCCATGCCTTCCTCCTCGCCGATGGTGAGCACTGGCGCGGTGCCCAGTCCGGCCAGCACCCGGTTCAGGTTGTCGGCCCCGGCGATGAATAGCACCTGACAGGTCAGGGCGGCCTGGACGCTGGCCGGCCGGGCGATGCTGACCGCGCCGTTCCTGAGCGGCTTGCCCTGCAGGGAATCGAGGGCGGGGCCGAAAGGGTCGGGGCCCAGCACGCAAAGCATGGCGCCCGGGCGGGTGCCGGCCGGCCAGTCGATGAACTTGGGAAAGTTGTAGAGCATGGCGGCCTTGGCCTGATATTCAGTCAGGCCCTCGGCCCGTGCCACAGAGCCAAGGGCAGCCAGCAACGCCAGCAAGGCGAGCAGGGGCCGGTTTGACCAGGTCGGGCGGAGCCCAAGCGGCATGATCAGAAGCGGTAGCCGAGTTTCAGCCGCCAGGTGCGGCCGTCCTGGTGCAGCAGGGCCTGGCTATGCTCGTCCGAACCGGGGTCCACGCAGTCCTGGTCGAACAGGTTGTAGATGCCGGCGGAGACCTCCAGGCCCTTGGCCAGTTTGCTGCTGGTGAGCGTGAGGTTGGTCACCACGCTGCTGCCGGCGCTGATGCCCGGGTGGCTGGTGCGGCGGCTGCCGAGGTATTGCAGCTCCAGGCCGCTGCGCCAGCGGTTGCCCAGGATCGGCTGGCTCCAGTTCAGTTTGGCCAGATGGCGCGGCGAGTTGTCCAGCCAGGTGCCATCCTCGCGCTCGGCCAGTTGCCAGCTATAGCTTGCCCTCAGTTGGCTGCCGTCGGCCCAACGGCGCTCGGCCTCGAGCTCGATGCCGTTGGCCTTGGCCTGGGCGATGTTGTTGAACATCAGGTCGCCCCCCGGCAGGGTTACCTGCTCGATCAGATTGTCGATGACATAGTGGTAGGTCGCTGCCGTCAGCCGGATATCGCTGCCGATCACCTTCTCCAGCACCAGTTCATAGGTCTTGATCTTCTCCGGCCGCAGATTGGGGTTGGCCAGTTGGTCTGGCGGGCCGAGGGCGGTGTAGTAGAGCTCATAGGCATCAGGGGCACGGAAAGCGGTGCCATAGAGGGCCTTCAGCGTGGTCGTGTTGTCCCATCGATGGATCAGGCCCAGGCGGGGATTGACGCTCTCGTGGCCTTCGGCCGAGCGGTCGAAGCGAAGGCCGGCGCTGAGCAGGGTGCGCTCGCTCAGGCTGTATTCGTCCTGGAGGTATAGCCCCCAGCGCTGACTCCGACGTCGGTCGTCCAGGTAGACCGCATAGGGGTCGAGATCGTAGTTGGCCTGATCGCGCTGCCCATCGCGCTGGTACTCGGCACCGAAGACCAGCTTGTGGTTCTGGAAGGCGGTGTGCACGAATTTCAGTTCCCCGCCCCACCAGCGGCCGTCGGTCCGGTCGTGGTTGACTACCCCGGAATAGGGGTAGTCGCCGCTGAAGTGATACAGCCCATAGTAGGCCCGGCCGGTGAACTCCAGCTGCTCGGTCAGGCGCTGCTGGTATTGAAGATCGAGGAAGGACTGACGGTCGATGGTCGCTGAGCGCGGATCGTTGAAGTCCTGGCCGTAAGAGGCAGTGGGAACGCCCTTTTTGCGGTCGGCATGGGCCAAGGAAAGCGTGAAATCGGCGAAGCTGAACTTGCCGTAGAAGTTGTCGGCGCGGTCGTGATCGAGGCCGACCGCGGTGCCGCCGAACTCCGGGTAGAAGAGATTCTGTCCCTGGCTGTCGTAGCGGCCGATGGAGAGCAGGACCTCGAGGCCGTTGTCGAGCCGGCGGCCGTAGCTGGCGCGGGTCTTCCAGGTATCGTGGCTGGCGACCTCGGCCGAGACCTCGGCGCCGTCGAGCTGGCGGCCCTGCTTGGTGATCACGTTGATCACCCCGAATAAGGCGTTGTTGCCGTAGATGGCCGAGCCGGGGCCGGGCACGAACTCCACCCGTTCGATCAGGTCGACGTCGAGGATGAAGTCGCTGCCGACCAGGCCGCCGTCGTAGACGTTGTCGTTGACTCGGTGCCCGTCGACCAGCAGGAGCAGGCGGGTGTTGTAGTCGCCCGGCCGGCCGAAGCCGCGCACCCCGACATAGCTGTAGTTGCGGTCGTAGCTGACGTAGACGCCGCGGATCGTCTTGAGGATGTCGGCCAGGGTGCGGTGGCCATAGGCCATGATCTCCTCGGCCGTGATCACGGTCACCGCCGAGGGCGCCTCGCTCGCCTTTTGCTGGAATTTGGAGGCCGAAAAGACCTCCATGTTGAGCAGGTCTTCCAGGGCGAAGCTGGCGAGATCGGGGGGCGCGGCCGTCGCGGCGACGGGGCCGGCCTGCCAGGCGAGGGCGGCGAGCAGGGCCGGCAAGAGGTGGGGCCGGAACCGGTGGCAACGGGTTGAATCTGGGGCGCGGCTTGGTCGAATCCTGTCCATCTTCCACTCCTGGCTCGGTCTGGCGCCGTAAACCGGCTAATATATGGCCATTTTCGCGCAAACCTTCAGCCATGTCTTCCGAAGTCGCTCCCATGACCCGCTCCGAGCGCCGGGCCGCCGCTTCGCTGGCCGCCATTTTCGGCCTGCGCATGCTGGGCATGTTCCTGATCCTGCCGGTGTTCGCCCTCTATGCCCAAGACCTGCCGGGCGGCGACGACCATGCCCTGGTCGGCCTGGCCCTGGGCATGTACGGCCTGACCCAGGCCCTGTTCATGCTGCCCTTCGGCATGGCCTCGGACCGCTGGGGCCGCAAGCCGGTGATCATCGCCGGTCTACTACTGTTCGCCTTGGGCAGCTTCGTCGCGGCGGCGGCGGACGACATCTACATGGTGATCCTTGGCCGGGCCCTGCAGGGGGCGGGCGCGATTTCGGCGGCGGTCACCGCCCTCTTGGCCGACCTGACCCGCGAGGAGAAGCGCACCCAGGCCATGGCCATGGTCGGCAGCACCATCGGCCTGGCCTTCGCCCTCTCCCTGGCTGCCGGCCCGCTGTTCTATCGCTGGATCGGCGTGCCCGGCATCTTCGCCATGACCGGGGTGCTGGCCTTGCTCGCCATCGTCGTCGTCAAGTTCGTCACGCCCAATCCCGGCCTGACCGTGTTCCACTCCGACGCCCAGACCAATCCCCGCCGCCTGGGCGACGTGCTGCGTGACGGCGAGCTGCTGCGCCTGGATTTCGGCATCTTCGCCCTGCATGCGGCGCAGATGGCCATGTTCCTCATCGTGCCGCTCGCCCTGAGCGACGCCGGCGGCCTGCCGGCCGACGCCCACTGGCAGGTCTATCTGCCGGTCCTGCTCGGCTCCTTTGTCTTCCTGGTGCCGGCGGTGATATATGGGGAGAAATACGGTCGGATGAAGCCGGTGTTCGTCTCCGCCATCGGCCTTATGTTTTTGGCCCAGCTTGGTTTCAGCCTGTTCATCGGCCATTTCTGGGCGGTAGTGGCCACCCTGCTGGCCTATTTCGTCGCCTTCAACATCCTGGAGGCGACCCTGCCCTCGCTGGTGTCCAAGGTGGCCCCGGCCGAGGCCAAAGGCACGGCGATGGGGGTATACAATACCGCCCAGGCCTTGGGCCTGTTCTTCGGCGGCGCAGTCGGCGGCTGGCTGGCCAAGGGCTGGGGGCAATCCGCGGTGTTCGTCTTCTGCGCCGCGCTGATCGGCGTCTGGCTGGTGCTGGCCAAGGGGATGCGGCCGCCGCTGCGGGTGAAGACCCAGATGTTCCATGTCGGCCACCTGGAGGCCGCCGCCGTGCAGCAGCTGGCCGCCCGGCTCTCGGTGTTCGCCGGGGTCGAGTCGGTGACCGTGCTGGTGGACGAGGGCGTGGTGATGCTCAAGGTGAGCCAGCTGGGCTGGGATGAAGAAGGTGTGAAGCATGTCTTGCAAGGGGGAGAATGAATGGCTTCGGTGAACAAGGTAATTCTGGTCGGCAATCTGGGCGCGGACCCGGAAACCCGTTACATGCCCAGCGGTGACGCGGTGACCACCATCCGGCTGGCGACCACCGACCGGTTCAAGGACAAGAGCGGCGAGCGCCAGGAGCGCACCGAATGGCACCGGGTGGTGTTCTTCGGCAAGCTGGCCGAGATCGCCGGGGAATATCTGAAGAAGGGGCGCTCGGTCTATGTCGAGGGCAGCCTGCGCACCCGCGAATGGGAGAAGGATGGCGTCAAGCGCTATTCCACCGAGATCGTCGCCAACGAAATGCAGATGCTCGGCGGCCGCGGCGAGGGCGGCGGTGGCGGTTCCTGGAGCGGCAGCGAGGAATCCGGCGGCGGCCGCAAGTCGGGCGGTTCCGGCGGTGGTGCGGGCGGCGGCTTCGACGATCTGGACGACGACATCCCGTTCTGACCGGCGCGACCTGCCATGAAGGCCATCCTGGCCGATGATCACGCCCTGTTCCGCGACGGCTTCGCGCTGTTGCTGAAACAATTGGAGGCGGATGCCGAGGTGTTGGAGGCCGCCAGCCTGGACGAGGCCTTGCTCCAGGCCCGGCAGCACCCCGAGGCGGACCTGCTCCTACTTGACCTGTCGATGCCCGGCATGGACGGCATCGACAGCGTGCAGCAGGTGCTGGATCAGCACCCGGACATCCCCGTGGTCATCCTCTCCGCCTCGGAATCGCGGCCCCAGGTCGAGGCGCTGATGGAGATGGGCGTCGCCGGTTTCATCCCCAAATCCTCTTCTTCCCAAGTCATGTTCTCCGCCCTGCGCCTGGTGCTGTCGGGCGGGGTCTATGTCCCCTCGCAACTGGTCGGCGCCAGCGGCCCGGCGATCCCTGACGACAGCGTCCTGGCCCGGTTGACCGAGCGTCAGCGCGAGGTCCTGCGCCTGCTGGCGGGCGGCCGGACCAACAAGCAGATCTGCCGCGAGCTGAATCTGAGCGAAGGCACGGTCAAGGTCCATCTCAACGCCGTCTACCGCGTGCTCGGCGTGGCCAATCGCATCGAGGCCGCCCTCCTGGCGCGCCGTCTCAATCTCGTGCTGTAAAGGGCGGCCGGCGATGCCCTGCGCGAGGGTGCTGACATGAAGGTACGCACCCAGGTCTTGCTGCTCGGCTTTCTGCCCATGATCGCCGTGGCACTGCTGCTTGGCGGCTATCTGATCCAGGCTCGCCTGCAGGATCTGGAGCAGTCGATCCATCAGCGTGGCCAATACTTCTCGGAACATCTGGCGCAGCATGTCCAGGTGCTGGCTCAGCATGGTCCTCTGAGTTCCCCTGCCTTGGCGCAACTGCTCAGGCGGGTGGTGGCCGAAGAGGGCGTGCTTTATGCCCGCGTCTGGTCGGACCAGGGGCACTTGATCGGCGAGGTGTCGGCCCCCGATGGCTTGGCCCGCGAAATTGGCCCGCTATGGCAGGGCGGCAAAAAACGCGCCGTGTTTGTCTCCCTGGTGCCAGAGTCGCGTTTTGGCATGGCCGGAGCGCCCGCGATCGCCCGGGTCGAGTTGGCCCTGAGCTATGCCGATTACTGGCAGACGGTGCGGGGGATGCTGTGGGTGGCCTTGCTGATCCTGGGCCTGGGTCTGTTGTTGGCCGGCCTGTTGGCGCATCACCTGACACGGGCCGGGCTGAAGCCGCTGATGGAGGCGATTGCCACGGTGCGGCGCATCGCCGGCGGCGATCTGCAGGCCCGCGTGGCCCTGAGCGAAACCAACGAGATCGGCCAGTTGCAGCAGGGCATCAACCAGATGGGCGAATCGCTCGAATCGCTGCGCGACAACATGCGGCAGCGGGTGGCCGAGGCGACCGCGGAGCTGGCGCGGCAAAAAGAGACGGCCGAACTGGCCAACCGGGCCAAGTCCAAATTCCTCGCGGCGGCCAGCCATGACCTGCGTCAGCCCATGCACGCTATCGGCCTGTTCGCAGCCGCACTGCAGCCTCATGTGACGACGACCGAAGGTAAGGCAATCCTGGACAAGATTCAGGCTTCGCTCGCCGCCACCGAGAGCCTGTTCAGTACCGTGCTCGATGTCTCCAAGCTCGATGCCGGCATCATCACCCCGCAAGTGGGCAGGGTGTCGGTGGCCCACTTGCTTGATCGTCTGCGCGACGACTTCCAGTATGAGGCGGCATCCAAGGGGCTCAGGCTCAAGCTGCGCAGTCTACCCTTGCAGGTGATGAGCGACCCGGTGCTGCTCGACCGTATCCTGCGCAACCTAGTGACCAACGCGCTGCGCTACACCGATCGCGGCGGCATTCTGATCGCCGCCCGTCGCCGCGGCGAGATGATCCGCTTCCAGGTGTGGGACAGCGGTATCGGCATCGCGCCGGAGCATTTCGCCGATATCTTCGCCGAGTTCTACCAGGTACAGACCTTGAAGCGCGATCGCGCCAAAGGGCTGGGCCTCGGTCTGGCCATCGTCGATCGCCTGGTGCGTCTGCTCGATCACGACCTTGAGGTGCGGTCGACGCCGGGCAAGGGCACCGTGTTCAGTGTCGACGTGCCCCTGGCCGGCATCGAAGCCGGGGCGCACGCCATCGCGGGCCAGGCGGCGGTAGCCGCCTATACCCGACTGCACGGTCGGGTGCTGGTGGTGGATGATGATGAGAACGTGCTCGATGCCCTGGCCGCCCTGCTACGGGGCTGGGGGCTGGAGGTGGTCATGGCGCGCAACGGCGACGAGGCCGTGGCCCTGGCTCCGCGGCCGCCTTCCCTGCTGCTCACCGATTACCACCTCGGCCCGGGCGAAACCGGCCTTGATGTCGTGGAGCGCCTGCGCCATCGGCTGCGCGGGAGCGAATTCCCGGTCGTGGTCGTTACCGGGGATACCACCGAGGCCGGCATGCAGGCCATCGCCGACAAGGGCTATCCCTTGCTGCACAAACCGGTGCAGCCGGCTAAACTACGGGCCTTGGTAACCCGGTTGCTGCGGCGCGAAGCGGCTTCGGCCTGAAGCGTCGCGAGAAAAGATTAGGAGGGTGCAATGCGGATCAAGATGCTGTGTGCCATGCTCGGCCTGGGCCTGAGCGCCGGCGCTTGGGCCTCCGGCTTCAAGCTGATGGAGCAGAACGCCAGCGGCCTCGGCAATGCCTATGCCGGCCAGGCCGCCTCGGCCCAGGATGCCAGCACGGTGTATTTCAACCCGGCCGGGCTGCTGCGCATCGAGGGTGAACAGCTGGTCGTCGTCGGTCATCTGATCCGGCCTTCGTCCAAGTTCACCGATCAGGGCAGTACTGCGGCCGCGCTTGGGACGGGTGGCGACATCGGCGGCCTCAATTTCGTGCCCAATGCCTACTATGCCCGCGACGTCGGGCCGGGCTGGAAATTCGGCTTTGGCATCAGCAGCCCCTTCGGCCTCAAAACCGAATACGACAACCCCTGGGCCGGTCGTTCGCAGGCCCTGCTTTCCGACCTGAAGACCATCAACCTCAATCCCAGTCTGGCCTGGCTGCTCAACGACAAGATCGCCTTGGGGGCAGGTGTCAGCCTGCAATACATCGAGGCCGAGTTGACACAGTGGACCGGCCAGCTGACCACCCTGAAAGGGGATGACATTTCCTTCGGCTACAACCTGGGTGTCTTGGCCCGTTTGGACAACAACACGCGCATCGGCTTGGCCTATCGTTCCGCCATCGACCACACCCTCGAGGGCAAGGTCAGCAATCATCCTGGCGGAGATGGCCCGATCAAGGCGGACGCCAACCTGCCCGGCAGCGCTTCGCTGAGCGTGGTGTCGCGCTTGAACGATGCCTGGGAATTCCTGGCCGATGCGACGTGGACTGGCTGGAGTTCCTTCGATCGACTGAAGGTCGTGCGTGCCACCACCGGTGCGACTGTGACCGATATCGACGAGAGCTGGGATGACACCTGGCGCATCTCGGTCGGCGCCAACTACCGGCAGAACCCGAAATGGCTCTGGCGCATGGGCATGGCCTATGACCAGGGGCCGGTGCCCGATGCCCAGCATCGCACCCCGCGCATCCCCGATGGCGACCGTATCTGGCT encodes:
- a CDS encoding SAM hydrolase/SAM-dependent halogenase family protein: MIALFTDYGWADPYVGQVKAVLAREAPAVPVIDLLHGAPDFNAHAGAQLLDALCRAFPEGSVFFCVVDPGVGGPRQAVVLDADGRWFVGPDNGLLSVVAARARQVRYWQITWRPENLSDTFHGRDLFAPIAAWIAAGRFPEDKLKPIAQLEVQFDPADLARIIYIDHYGNAWTGLRGGLMTGQTALEVKGQALRYFRTFGEAGKGEAFWHVNSSGLVEIAANRTSAAELLGLKIGDKVGLAGPAAEALH
- a CDS encoding ORF6N domain-containing protein; its protein translation is MPKKTLAVSAPLVEHLTHSILVLRGQRVLLDSDLAALYGVETKRLNEQVRRNRDRFPPDFIFELSQDEYANLKSQIATSSWGGRRKPPLVFTEHGAIMAATVLNSPRAVEMSVYVVRAFVQLREMLAGNKELAKRLDELERRVEAKLQTHDQAIAGLIQTIRELMKPPQTKKRPIGFVTPKDD
- a CDS encoding MFS transporter, which codes for MWPFSRKPSAMSSEVAPMTRSERRAAASLAAIFGLRMLGMFLILPVFALYAQDLPGGDDHALVGLALGMYGLTQALFMLPFGMASDRWGRKPVIIAGLLLFALGSFVAAAADDIYMVILGRALQGAGAISAAVTALLADLTREEKRTQAMAMVGSTIGLAFALSLAAGPLFYRWIGVPGIFAMTGVLALLAIVVVKFVTPNPGLTVFHSDAQTNPRRLGDVLRDGELLRLDFGIFALHAAQMAMFLIVPLALSDAGGLPADAHWQVYLPVLLGSFVFLVPAVIYGEKYGRMKPVFVSAIGLMFLAQLGFSLFIGHFWAVVATLLAYFVAFNILEATLPSLVSKVAPAEAKGTAMGVYNTAQALGLFFGGAVGGWLAKGWGQSAVFVFCAALIGVWLVLAKGMRPPLRVKTQMFHVGHLEAAAVQQLAARLSVFAGVESVTVLVDEGVVMLKVSQLGWDEEGVKHVLQGGE
- a CDS encoding pseudouridine synthase codes for the protein MTELIRLSKLMAERGLCSRREADAYIERGWVFVDGLKVDVLGTKVAPDCEIRLAQQADQQQQRRVTILLHKPVGYVSGQPEPGFTPALALIQRDTQWQESRGPAFSPAMLKGLAPAGRLDIDSTGLLVLTQDGRIARHLIGDDSQVEKEYLVRVEGRLDEKGLALLNHGLSLDGHKLRPAKVSWQNRDQLRFILKEGRKRQIRRMCELVGLKVVGLKRVRIGRVRLGELPLGQWRYLREDERF
- the uvrA gene encoding excinuclease ABC subunit UvrA, whose translation is MIRIRGARTHNLKNVNLDLPHHQLIVITGLSGSGKSSLAFDTLYAEGQRRYVESLSAYARQFLQLMEKPDVDLIEGLSPAIAIEQKTASHNPRSTVGTVTEIHDYLRLLFARAGTPRCPEHGIELAAQTVSQMVDQVLSLPEDTRLMILAPLVVGRKGEQLALFDELRAQGFVRLRVDGEVYDIDALPKLDKNKKHTIEAVVDRLKVRAEVKQRLAESFETALRHSDGRALAVDMDSGHEQLFSARFACPVCDYALPELEPRLFSFNNPMGACPKCDGLGAITFFDPKRVVAFPHLSLASGAIKGWDRRNAFFFRMLTDLALHYGFDIEAPFEELPERVREIVLYGSGGEVIPFHYLGEGGRKVTRQHSFDGVIPILEKRYRDAESQLLREELAKYIASRPCPECEGSRLRVEARHVTIGGQTLHALSRLPIRQTLKFFDALKLTGHRAQVADKIVKEIVARLSFLNNVGLDYLSLERSADTLSGGEAQRIRLASQIGSGLTGVMYVLDEPSIGLHQRDNDRLLGTLKHLRDLGNTVIVVEHDEDAIRAADYVVDMGPGAGEHGGEVVAEGTPKQIIASKASLTGQYLAGKKAIAVPKKRKAPDPDRQLVLTGASGNNLKEVTLKLPLGLFVGITGVSGSGKSTLINDTLYAAVSNLLYGSALEPAPFADIDGVEFFDKVINVDQSPIGRTPRSNPATYTGLFTPIRELFAGVPQARERGYGPGRFSFNVKGGRCEACQGDGMIKVEMHFLPDIYVPCDVCHGQRYNRETLEIQYKGKSIHDVLQMTVEEAYEFFKPVPTVARKLKTLIDVGLTYVRLGQSATTLSGGEAQRVKLALELSKRDTGRTLYILDEPTTGLHFHDISLLLDVLHRLVGHGNTVVVIEHNLDVLKTADWIIDLGPEGGEGGGRIIAEGTPEQVAKHPDSHTGRYLKAVLR
- a CDS encoding TonB-dependent receptor plug domain-containing protein; this translates as MPALLAALAWQAGPVAATAAPPDLASFALEDLLNMEVFSASKFQQKASEAPSAVTVITAEEIMAYGHRTLADILKTIRGVYVSYDRNYSYVGVRGFGRPGDYNTRLLLLVDGHRVNDNVYDGGLVGSDFILDVDLIERVEFVPGPGSAIYGNNALFGVINVITKQGRQLDGAEVSAEVASHDTWKTRASYGRRLDNGLEVLLSIGRYDSQGQNLFYPEFGGTAVGLDHDRADNFYGKFSFADFTLSLAHADRKKGVPTASYGQDFNDPRSATIDRQSFLDLQYQQRLTEQLEFTGRAYYGLYHFSGDYPYSGVVNHDRTDGRWWGGELKFVHTAFQNHKLVFGAEYQRDGQRDQANYDLDPYAVYLDDRRRSQRWGLYLQDEYSLSERTLLSAGLRFDRSAEGHESVNPRLGLIHRWDNTTTLKALYGTAFRAPDAYELYYTALGPPDQLANPNLRPEKIKTYELVLEKVIGSDIRLTAATYHYVIDNLIEQVTLPGGDLMFNNIAQAKANGIELEAERRWADGSQLRASYSWQLAEREDGTWLDNSPRHLAKLNWSQPILGNRWRSGLELQYLGSRRTSHPGISAGSSVVTNLTLTSSKLAKGLEVSAGIYNLFDQDCVDPGSDEHSQALLHQDGRTWRLKLGYRF
- a CDS encoding YfiR family protein; the protein is MPLGLRPTWSNRPLLALLALLAALGSVARAEGLTEYQAKAAMLYNFPKFIDWPAGTRPGAMLCVLGPDPFGPALDSLQGKPLRNGAVSIARPASVQAALTCQVLFIAGADNLNRVLAGLGTAPVLTIGEEEGMAARGVMIELIREGPRIAFKINLSAARRAGLSISSQLLKLAREVY